The nucleotide window TGATCATCTGGCTGGTCTTGTTCTGTTCCTCCGTGGACTTGTAGACCTTCTCGACCATGGTCTTGGCCTTTTCGATGGACTCCCGGATGAATTTGGCGGTCTGGGCCTCCTCGGAAGTCGCACGGCGGATCACATCGGCACGCTTGGTAAAGTGCTCGATGCTCGAAGACACCATTTCGCTGGCCGCCGCCTGTTCCCGGGTCACCTGGGATATCTCGCCGGACATCCTGGCTGACTCGCTGGCCGATCCCACGATCTTTTCCAGGGCTTCGGTGGCCTGGAGCCCCCGTGTGTGGCCTTCTTCCACGCTCTTGCTGACCCGCTTGACGTAGCCGGTGTAGCTCTTGGCCTCCTCCTGGACAGAACGGATAAGCCCGGAGATCTTCTTGGTGGAGTCGGTGGTGCTGGCGGAAAGCTCCCGGATCTCGGAGGCGATGACGGCAAAGCTCTTGCCCTCCTCACCGGCCTGGGCCGAAATGATGGCCGCGTTGAGCGCCAGCAGGTTAGTCTGGTCGGCGATCCCCTCGATGACGGTGACGATCTCACCGATGCTGTCCACCTTCTCGTTGAGCAGCCTCATGGCCTGCTCCGAGCTCTGCACATCCTCCTTGATGGAAAGGATGCCCTGCAGGGTCTGACTCACCGCCTTGGAGCCGATATCCTGGGCGTTGATCCGAAGATCCTCGGCGAGTCCCTTGGACTTGTCCACCATCTTCTCCATGTTCTTGACGCCCTCGTTGATCCGGGAGACCGCGTCCATGGACTCCTCACCCAGTTTGGCCGTCTCGTCAGCCCCCTCGGCCAACTCCCCGAAGGTGGCGGACATCTGCAGGATGGAGGAGGTGATGTTCTCGATGGCCTCGTTGATCTCGGCCATGTTCAGGTTGATCTCGCCGATGGCGGAGGTCGATTCCGTGATGGCCGCCGACGACTCGTTGGCCGTGTCGCTGAGTGTCCCTGCCTGGCGGGACAGGTCCTGGGCAAGGCCGTCCATCTCCTGGATAGCCGTCACGACACCGCCCAACGTCTCCATCTGCTTCCCGAAGGAGGCGGTGAGGCTTTTGACCACCGAGGTGAGTTCCACCGAGGAGTTCTGCAGGCTCGAAGAGGTTTCCGAAAACCTGCCGATCATCCCGGTGAGTTCCCTGGCCATGACCGTGAAGGCCCCGGAAAGCTCCCCGATCTCGTCGCCGCGCTCCGACACTTCCGGTTCGATGATGTTTCCGGCGGATATCTGCCTCGCCGTTCCGGCGAGGCTGGCCAGGGGCTGGCTTATGATCCGGTTGAAAAAGATGATGATGACAGTCGTGGCCACGAGGAAACCAAGGAGCCCGATGAGAATCAGTCGCCGGTTGATCTGCCGGAGCTGCTCACTGATGACGTTCTCTTTCAGCCCTACGGCCAGGTACCCCTGCAGGGCGCCCCCGGATTCGATGGCCATGGACAGCTGGTAGAACCCCAGTCCGCCTGAATTCACCTTGTCCACAACCGGTGTCCTGGTGTCCTGGGCAAAGGCCTCTGGTATCCTGGCGCGCTCACGGACCCAATCCGGCATCCCGTCACTGATGTAGAGCACCGATGCCTTCTCGTCGGCCACGTAGATGTACCCGAGGTTGGTATTCCGTTCCACATGCATGGTGAGCTGGCCGCCAAGACCCTCCAGTTCGGACAGGTAGATCCCCATGTCCACCGTTTTCTTGATCTCGGCGACCAGGTTCTCTCCCACCAGTGCCGTGGAGGCCATAAGGGCGCTCTCGAGCTTCCTGTTCACCTCGGAGGAGAAGATGAAGGTGGTCGACCCGATGACCAGGACGAGGACGACAGCGATGAGGCTCGTAGCCTTGGTCTTGAGGGTAAGGTTGCTGATACGGGTCATTTAATCCCAAGCCCCTATCTTATGACCTCGGTGGCCCTGTTGAGAACTGGGAAGGGGACCTTGACATCCAGTTTCCTGGCCTCCCCCATATTGATAATGAAACTGATCCTCGTGATCCTGGCTACCGGGATATCTCCCGGCTTTTTCCCGTTGAGGATGCTCCCGGTGATCTCGGCCGCCGTCTTGATCGTCTC belongs to bacterium and includes:
- a CDS encoding methyl-accepting chemotaxis protein, yielding MTRISNLTLKTKATSLIAVVLVLVIGSTTFIFSSEVNRKLESALMASTALVGENLVAEIKKTVDMGIYLSELEGLGGQLTMHVERNTNLGYIYVADEKASVLYISDGMPDWVRERARIPEAFAQDTRTPVVDKVNSGGLGFYQLSMAIESGGALQGYLAVGLKENVISEQLRQINRRLILIGLLGFLVATTVIIIFFNRIISQPLASLAGTARQISAGNIIEPEVSERGDEIGELSGAFTVMARELTGMIGRFSETSSSLQNSSVELTSVVKSLTASFGKQMETLGGVVTAIQEMDGLAQDLSRQAGTLSDTANESSAAITESTSAIGEINLNMAEINEAIENITSSILQMSATFGELAEGADETAKLGEESMDAVSRINEGVKNMEKMVDKSKGLAEDLRINAQDIGSKAVSQTLQGILSIKEDVQSSEQAMRLLNEKVDSIGEIVTVIEGIADQTNLLALNAAIISAQAGEEGKSFAVIASEIRELSASTTDSTKKISGLIRSVQEEAKSYTGYVKRVSKSVEEGHTRGLQATEALEKIVGSASESARMSGEISQVTREQAAASEMVSSSIEHFTKRADVIRRATSEEAQTAKFIRESIEKAKTMVEKVYKSTEEQNKTSQMINDMVIKAEEIAGKLQQATDREKDLSAHLASSVESLQEMGQENFGLVKNVDSSSEMLTGLSASLNKELGRFKVDSDRKVKPRKAGE